tttttttaaaattttaattgaaaaatgacttgTGGCAAGGATATTATGGGCATATTTCGTTAAAATGAggcattttttaaagtttttggtagtttgggggggccAAAGTTAAAGACTTAGCAGTTCAAGTGGCTATCCAAAAATTGACTAGTAGTTTGAGagactaaattgtattttttcctaaactaATGTTGTGGACCCACTAGATGTTAACGCATggaagacttttttttttttttttttttttgaagggaacgCATGGAAGACTTGAAAAGTCTTCAAGTCTTCCCGAATAATTCCAAGGGCAACGGACTTTGAACATCATGGAAAGCTTATCTGAAAAGTCGACCTGTTTGgtaactacttttttttctcaatttatatatataaaaaatagtcatttttttttcacagtaACAAACAAATTTTCACTTaactttttataaataattttaaaataatttatactttatatcacttCAACCAATCATTTTCGCATTTAATTTCTCAAAACTTTTTGCCAACACACACTTGTCACTGCGACGTCAAGTTCGATTCACTAGCAATAGAGCAACGAGTCAACGACGACCACAAAATCTCAGTAACTTGTCTTAAAGACtggcaagaagaaaagaaagaaagtgatgGCCAGGTGGGCTATTAGCTCTAGCaatgaaaatttaataagatttttctttttcttttttaactattAGGACTCGTAATAATTTGACAGATTCATAGGCAAGCAAAATTtaataagatttttctttttctttttttactattaGGACTCGTAATAATTTGACAGATTGGCCCCTGCTTGCCTATGAATGCATCCGCCGTCTTACACTATTCTCCTCTTGAATCGATTacctccttctccttctctgtCTGCTACGATGTGGAACCGAAGCAAAACGCGTCTCTGGATCACCCTCTTACCACGTTTTACACCTCTCTACCTAACCTTCTTGCTATACCACCTGAGTAGCACCGTTGCTGGTGGCTCGCCGTCTCCTTACACACCGGTCGAGATGATTCTCGTAAACTGTGGTTCCTCTGGCAAATCAACTTCTCTAGACGGGCGAATCTGGATTGGAGACGTGGATTCAAAATTCACCCCCATTGAACACTCTCAACACCAGACATCTTTGACAGACAGCGCAGCTCAACGCCCCCCCTCTGCTGCCCAAATACCCTATACCTCtgcccggctctctctctccgcATTCACTTACATTATCCCGGTGATCACTGCCGGCCAAAAATGCATTCGACTATACTTCAACCCGGATTCGTACCCCAAATTTGATAGCTCTATAGCCCGATTCTCTGTCAAAGCGGGAGGTTTTACTCTTCTTAGAAATTTCAGCCCTTCACTTAAGGCGGATACCTTACTGAGAGAATACTTTATCAGCATCGAGGAAGATCAGATGTTGAACATAACCTTCAATCCGAGCGTTTCTGATTCACACGCTTTTATCAACGGAATTGAAATCTTGTCGATGCCTCCAAATCTCTATCAGTTTGCCAAGCAAAGTTCTTCTTCAAGTGACGAGCAGAACGCGATCATCAACAACATCGATGACAACACTGCTATGGAGATGGTATACAGAGTCAATGTTGGAGGCCGCTCCATCTCACCCTCTGAAGACACTGGCATGTTCCGGGGGTGGAGTCAGGACGACGAGTACTTGTCAGAATATCAACAACTTCTTGTGCCTGCTAACCCTACTATTGAACTTAAATTTACCAAGATACCTGCGTACACTGCACCAAAAGAAGTCTATCAGACTGCTCGTTATATGGGGGGCAGAGGAACTATCAACAAGATGTACAATCTCACCTGGGGATTCCCTGTGGATTCTGGGTTTATTTATAACGTTAGGCTACACTTCTGCGAGTTTCAACCAAAGATTATTCAGGTAGGGGACAGAGTGTTCTTAATTTTCATAGCAAATAAAATCGTAGAGGAAGCAGCCGACGTGATAGAATGGAGTGGTGGAAATGGTGTTCCAGTGTATAGAGACTACACCGTTTACATGTTTTACAAAGAAGGCGAGAAGAAAACGACCCTCAATCTGGCATTAGGAGTAAATCCACAAGACTGGAAGACTGGGTACAGTGATGCAATCTTGAACGGTATCGAAATCTTTAAAGTAAACACCCTTAATGGCATACCCAGTTCCAACCCAGTTCCGTTGACCCCTCCAACACCGCCGACGAAGTCCAAGAATAGCACTACAATAATAGGTGCCGCCGTTGTTGGTGGAGTTTTCGGCTTTTTTGTGCTATCCATTCTCGGATTCTTGATTTTCCGGCGGCGCAAGAGAGTGAAGGAGTCCAGCTCTACGAACAAGTCATCAAAGACCAAGACCCGCAGGTCATCTCTGCCGTCTGATCAGTGTCGTCACTTTTCATTGGCTAAGATTAAAGAAGCTAGCAACAACTTTGACGAAGCTCTCATAATTGGTGTTGGGGGGTTTGGTAAGGTGTACAAAGGGTACATCAACATTGACGGTAGGGCCAACCCAGTTGCGATCAAGCGGCTGACACCCGGTTCTCAACAAGGGGCCCACGAGTTCGAGACAGAGATCGAGATGCTCTCCCAACTTCGCCACCGCCATCTCGTTTCTCTGATCGGATATTGTAACGATGGCAATGAGATGATACTCGTCTATGATTTTATGGCCCATGGGACCCTCCGTGATCATCTCTACAACACCACCACTGATAATCCTCCTCTTCGCTGGAAGCAACGGCTGGAGATCTGTATCGATGCAGCACGTGGGTTGAACTACCTTCATACGGGCGCGAACCAAATGATCATTCATCGTGACGTGAAGACAACAAATATCTTATTGGATGAGAAATGGGTGGCAAAGGTGTCTGATTTCGGATTGTCCAAAATCGGAAAGCCCGAAGCCCACGTCAGCACAGTGGTCAAGGGTACTTTTGGGTATTTAGACCCGGAGTATTACCGGCGTCAACAATTGTCTCAGAAGTCTGACGTGTACTCGTTCGGTGTAGTTTTGTGCGAAGTATTGTCTGCAAGGCCACCCATAATTCGAACTGCAGAGACGACGCAAGTGGTGGTCCTAGCGGAGTGGGCTCCGGATTGCTATCGCAATGGAGAGGTTGATCAGATCATTGATCCATCATTGAAGGGTGAAATAGCAGACGAGTGTTTGAAGACATTTGCTGAGATTGTGGTGCGTTGTTTGCATGACAACGGAATCAACCGGCCATCGATGAATGATGTGGTGCGGGACCTTGAGCTCGCATTGAAGCTACAGGAGAGTGTGGACAAAGATGCCAGGCTCAAGGAGGAAGCTCTCTTGCCCAATGACATGTGTAGTAGTTGTACAATCTGTGGACAAGATTTCTCTGAGATTGTGAATCTTCAAGGTCGGTGAGAAAAGACGGTAGCTGAACTTTTAGGATGTTTTGTTGGAGTTGCATTGAGGACGACGAGGACTGGGTTTGAAAGCAAGGCATTTTTATATGGCAAGTGGAGCAACTATTGTATGAAAACGTCGAATATCAAGGAAATATATTCTTTAGAATGTCTAATTTTATTGAGATAGGATATACTTATAACTTCGTTACAACTCTTTTAtaactccaataatttttttaaaaattaacccTTGGCTATGTATGACCTATAtgtaaaaaaacatatttaatgattaatttgaaaaaaaaattgttgaaattgtacaagagttatataataatcatttctcaattttaataTAGGACCTAAAGTATTTAGATAGATATTGTACATTCACACGTATGAGttattatgggacaaaaatgcCTCTAGAATTTTTCTTGACGGCTAGGAAGCCTATTTTAGACATTAACGTGCACCTCTAACTATTGGGAGACACTTTAAGGTGTAAAGTTGAAAGGGTAATCTGCCCCTCATcgtcaaaatcattttcttcaaataacAATCATCATGTGATACATTTTGTATTATGATCTATTAGACTCGTCAAAGATCTAGTTGAGTTTAATAATCTCATCATGaattatatagtatataataGTTTTAATTTGAGCTATTGTTTTTGAATGAACTGTCCAAAATGCCACAACACATACGAGAGAAAATGTGTATTTTGCATGCGTGCAAGCCAAAAAGGAGGTTAATTGGATGTTTCAGCCACCATCAATGGCCAAAAGGTTAgttcaaccacccccaaaaaCCATTTGTATGACTTGCACGCAATGCAAACTACCCTTTCTCTCTTATTAGATGTCGTATTTTAAAATGAAACAGCTTAGATTAAAGCTATTGCATCGCATCAATATATTTGGTATTACACACTATCTCAATCCGAACCTAAACTGCCCTATGTTACACGCTCAAGAACCTTATGGGAATGGAGTATCAATCATCAAAGCAAGCCTGACTGAATAATGAGCAGTTCTAAGTATATGCATAATTATCACATATTTTGTTAACTCCATTTGAAGCTTGTTATGACTTGTGACAGACAAAGTGATTCATTATTTCACTCACAACATGAGATCATTGCAAATTAGCAATTGTCTGTAATCTGAATTAAaggaaatcaaaagaaaaataactgcCACAAGGATAATAGGAtacacttctttctttttctttctttttcttttctc
This DNA window, taken from Alnus glutinosa chromosome 5, dhAlnGlut1.1, whole genome shotgun sequence, encodes the following:
- the LOC133867842 gene encoding receptor-like protein kinase FERONIA, which translates into the protein MWNRSKTRLWITLLPRFTPLYLTFLLYHLSSTVAGGSPSPYTPVEMILVNCGSSGKSTSLDGRIWIGDVDSKFTPIEHSQHQTSLTDSAAQRPPSAAQIPYTSARLSLSAFTYIIPVITAGQKCIRLYFNPDSYPKFDSSIARFSVKAGGFTLLRNFSPSLKADTLLREYFISIEEDQMLNITFNPSVSDSHAFINGIEILSMPPNLYQFAKQSSSSSDEQNAIINNIDDNTAMEMVYRVNVGGRSISPSEDTGMFRGWSQDDEYLSEYQQLLVPANPTIELKFTKIPAYTAPKEVYQTARYMGGRGTINKMYNLTWGFPVDSGFIYNVRLHFCEFQPKIIQVGDRVFLIFIANKIVEEAADVIEWSGGNGVPVYRDYTVYMFYKEGEKKTTLNLALGVNPQDWKTGYSDAILNGIEIFKVNTLNGIPSSNPVPLTPPTPPTKSKNSTTIIGAAVVGGVFGFFVLSILGFLIFRRRKRVKESSSTNKSSKTKTRRSSLPSDQCRHFSLAKIKEASNNFDEALIIGVGGFGKVYKGYINIDGRANPVAIKRLTPGSQQGAHEFETEIEMLSQLRHRHLVSLIGYCNDGNEMILVYDFMAHGTLRDHLYNTTTDNPPLRWKQRLEICIDAARGLNYLHTGANQMIIHRDVKTTNILLDEKWVAKVSDFGLSKIGKPEAHVSTVVKGTFGYLDPEYYRRQQLSQKSDVYSFGVVLCEVLSARPPIIRTAETTQVVVLAEWAPDCYRNGEVDQIIDPSLKGEIADECLKTFAEIVVRCLHDNGINRPSMNDVVRDLELALKLQESVDKDARLKEEALLPNDMCSSCTICGQDFSEIVNLQGR